The following proteins are co-located in the Spirosoma montaniterrae genome:
- a CDS encoding GNAT family N-acetyltransferase, translating into MLLPPADLHPEAQKVVDLYNEIRWPDSKPLAYYRDLPTSNRLCYETLSWSNYRILLNLFEQDTSQYVMPSLKRPDELDIYVAYQLSTGRYGAKRGSIDWLLRLHDGTYVGVLHLYEISLEIWDGKRMPCMVGYAIAEPFRRQGYAEEALKHLLGQLPVQFLLYEARAEPLQTNAASCSLLKKTGFSFLRNFKNYWGQAALYHIQVTSVLPDVSFEELDNLIE; encoded by the coding sequence ATGTTGTTACCTCCTGCTGATTTGCATCCAGAAGCGCAGAAGGTGGTTGACCTGTACAATGAAATTCGCTGGCCGGATTCTAAACCGCTTGCTTATTACCGGGACCTGCCTACCTCGAACCGGCTTTGTTATGAAACGCTTTCCTGGTCAAACTACCGCATACTGTTAAACTTATTTGAACAGGATACCAGTCAGTATGTGATGCCGTCTCTAAAGCGGCCTGACGAGTTGGACATTTATGTGGCCTACCAATTATCTACAGGAAGGTATGGTGCAAAACGTGGCTCAATCGATTGGTTGCTACGACTCCATGATGGCACCTACGTTGGCGTGTTACATCTTTATGAAATTAGTCTTGAAATTTGGGATGGTAAACGGATGCCGTGTATGGTAGGTTACGCAATCGCCGAACCGTTTCGTCGGCAAGGCTATGCTGAAGAAGCTCTTAAGCATCTGCTTGGTCAATTACCTGTCCAGTTTCTTTTATATGAAGCGCGGGCTGAGCCTTTGCAAACGAATGCAGCGTCGTGTTCGTTGCTAAAGAAGACAGGATTTAGCTTTCTAAGAAATTTTAAAAATTATTGGGGTCAGGCGGCATTATATCATATTCAGGTAACGTCCGTGCTGCCCGACGTATCGTTTGAAGAATTAGACAACTTAATCGAATGA
- the tatC gene encoding twin-arginine translocase subunit TatC — protein MPLDQLTDEEIESEGKEMSFLEHLEELRWHIIRAVGSIFVFAIIAFVFIEDIFREVIMGPKSPNFWTYRMMCKLSEMSGYKDLCVKKLNFELQALGVSDQFTMALTSSLIIGLCFAFPYAFWELWRFIKPGLRPVERQAARGAVFYVSMLFLMGLLFGYYIVSPLAINFLANYQITPDIKNQFDITSYIGILVTLSLGCALMFQMPIAAFVLSKVGVLTPAFMKEYRKHAWIVILVLAGIITPSPDIYSQVLVALPLAGLYEVSILVSRRVQRLREKESRELMQS, from the coding sequence ATGCCACTCGATCAACTGACTGACGAAGAAATCGAATCCGAAGGTAAAGAGATGTCCTTCCTGGAACATCTGGAAGAACTGCGCTGGCACATTATCCGCGCTGTAGGGTCGATTTTTGTCTTTGCCATTATTGCTTTCGTTTTCATTGAAGATATTTTCCGGGAAGTGATAATGGGACCGAAAAGCCCTAACTTCTGGACGTATCGGATGATGTGTAAGCTGTCGGAGATGTCGGGCTATAAAGACCTTTGTGTCAAGAAGTTGAATTTTGAGTTGCAGGCTCTCGGCGTATCCGACCAATTTACAATGGCCCTTACGTCGTCGCTGATTATTGGGTTGTGTTTCGCCTTTCCATACGCATTCTGGGAGTTGTGGCGGTTTATCAAGCCGGGCCTTCGCCCCGTTGAGCGGCAGGCTGCACGAGGAGCCGTATTCTACGTGTCGATGCTGTTTTTGATGGGTTTGTTGTTTGGCTATTACATTGTTTCTCCCCTTGCCATCAACTTCTTAGCCAATTATCAGATTACACCCGACATTAAAAACCAGTTCGATATCACGTCATACATTGGTATTCTGGTTACACTCTCGCTGGGTTGTGCTCTGATGTTCCAAATGCCGATTGCTGCGTTTGTACTCTCGAAGGTGGGTGTGCTGACTCCGGCGTTTATGAAAGAATACCGCAAACATGCCTGGATCGTGATCTTAGTGCTGGCAGGTATCATTACCCCATCGCCCGACATTTATAGTCAGGTGCTGGTGGCCTTGCCGCTGGCGGGTTTATATGAAGTCAGTATTCTGGTGTCGCGCCGTGTGCAGCGGCTGCGCGAAAAAGAAAGCCGCGAACTGATGCAGTCGTAA
- the glyA gene encoding serine hydroxymethyltransferase, whose protein sequence is MTTATTTARDTQVFDLIAKEQHRQESGIELIASENFVSPAVMEAAGSVLTNKYAEGLPGKRYYGGCEVVDQIEQIAIDRAKELFGATWANVQPHSGANANMAVFLACLQPGDTILGFDLSHGGHLTHGSPVNISGKYFRPTFYGVERETGVINYDVVEETARRERPKLMICGASAYSRDWDYARLRAIADEVGALLLADVSHPAGLIAKGLLNDPLDHAHIVTTTTHKTLRGTRGGLILMRNDFENPFGIKTPKGETRLMSSLLDSGVFPGTQGGPLEHIIAAKAVAFGEALTEDFYEYVLQVRENAQAMAKAFLSRGYEIISGGTDNHLMLIDLRSKGLTGKLAENTLIKADITINKNMVPFDDKSPMVTSGMRVGTAAMTTRGLKESDMEQIVVYIDRVLMHHDDAATIATVKEEINEWMKAFPLFKS, encoded by the coding sequence ATGACAACCGCGACTACCACCGCCCGCGATACGCAGGTGTTCGACCTGATTGCCAAAGAACAGCACCGGCAAGAGTCGGGCATTGAACTGATCGCTTCCGAAAACTTCGTATCGCCCGCCGTGATGGAAGCTGCCGGTAGCGTACTGACCAATAAATATGCCGAGGGCCTGCCCGGCAAACGGTATTATGGTGGCTGCGAGGTAGTTGACCAAATCGAACAAATTGCTATCGACCGGGCTAAAGAACTCTTTGGCGCAACGTGGGCTAATGTGCAGCCGCATTCGGGAGCCAACGCCAACATGGCTGTGTTTCTGGCCTGCCTCCAACCCGGCGATACCATTCTCGGATTCGACCTCAGCCACGGTGGTCACCTCACACACGGTTCGCCCGTAAATATTTCGGGTAAATATTTCAGACCTACGTTCTACGGTGTGGAACGTGAAACGGGCGTTATCAACTACGACGTGGTTGAAGAAACAGCCCGGCGCGAACGGCCCAAACTGATGATCTGCGGAGCGTCGGCCTATAGTCGCGACTGGGATTACGCCCGGCTCCGCGCCATCGCCGACGAAGTGGGCGCGTTGCTGCTGGCCGACGTATCGCACCCGGCGGGCCTGATTGCTAAGGGATTGCTGAACGACCCACTGGATCACGCGCACATCGTGACAACGACTACGCACAAAACCCTGCGCGGTACACGCGGTGGCCTGATTCTGATGCGCAACGATTTCGAGAACCCGTTCGGCATTAAAACGCCCAAAGGTGAAACCCGCCTGATGTCGTCGTTATTGGATTCGGGCGTTTTTCCCGGCACGCAGGGTGGCCCGCTCGAACATATTATTGCGGCCAAAGCCGTGGCGTTCGGCGAAGCATTGACTGAAGATTTTTATGAATACGTGTTGCAGGTGCGCGAAAATGCACAGGCTATGGCAAAGGCATTTTTGAGCCGAGGCTACGAAATCATCTCAGGCGGCACCGACAACCACCTGATGCTGATTGATTTACGAAGCAAAGGTCTGACCGGAAAACTGGCCGAAAACACGCTCATCAAAGCCGACATCACCATTAACAAAAACATGGTTCCGTTCGATGACAAGTCGCCGATGGTGACGTCGGGGATGCGCGTTGGTACAGCGGCTATGACCACGCGCGGCCTGAAAGAATCGGACATGGAGCAGATTGTCGTATATATCGACCGCGTACTGATGCACCACGATGATGCGGCCACTATCGCAACCGTTAAAGAAGAAATCAACGAGTGGATGAAAGCATTTCCGCTCTTTAAAAGTTAA
- a CDS encoding AraC family transcriptional regulator → MKALFEKVTLREQTSLLVRRFKFPYFDAPWHYHPEYELTFVVKGHGRRFVGDHVEPFSDGDLILIGPDMPHFWRSDDDFYQNDPDVQSEWVVLQFPAAFSQNVLTNLPEASAVLNLLNRARYGLRFSPEASAAVAHQIEGFTNLSGLTQVLSVLQVLDQLAADRDAHLLASEGYQLAPGVAETERMKRVLEFMLAHFREEIRVEQIASVAGMAPAAFCRYFKKRTKKPFVEYLNELRISHARKMLANADVSVGQVGLDCGFNNVSHFHRQFKLHTGMTPLRYQTVSRGK, encoded by the coding sequence GTGAAAGCGTTGTTTGAAAAAGTTACGCTCCGCGAACAAACGTCGCTGTTAGTACGTCGGTTCAAATTTCCATATTTCGACGCCCCCTGGCACTATCACCCTGAATATGAACTTACGTTCGTAGTAAAAGGCCACGGTCGGCGGTTTGTGGGCGATCATGTAGAGCCGTTTTCCGATGGCGACCTGATTCTGATTGGCCCCGATATGCCCCACTTCTGGCGTAGCGACGACGATTTCTACCAAAACGACCCCGATGTACAGTCGGAGTGGGTTGTTTTGCAGTTTCCGGCAGCCTTCAGCCAGAACGTACTCACTAATCTGCCCGAAGCCAGCGCCGTACTCAATCTGTTGAATCGTGCGCGCTATGGTCTGCGGTTCAGCCCCGAAGCGAGTGCAGCCGTAGCGCACCAAATCGAAGGATTTACCAACCTGTCGGGTCTGACACAGGTGCTGAGCGTATTGCAGGTGCTCGACCAGTTGGCCGCCGACCGCGACGCTCACCTGCTGGCAAGCGAAGGCTATCAACTGGCCCCCGGCGTGGCCGAAACCGAGCGTATGAAACGGGTGCTGGAGTTCATGCTGGCACATTTCCGCGAAGAAATTCGGGTCGAGCAGATTGCTTCGGTAGCGGGTATGGCTCCGGCTGCCTTTTGCCGCTATTTTAAAAAACGCACCAAAAAACCATTTGTCGAATATCTGAACGAACTGCGTATCAGCCACGCCCGAAAAATGCTTGCCAACGCCGATGTAAGCGTAGGGCAGGTAGGGCTCGACTGTGGTTTCAACAACGTTTCGCACTTTCACCGGCAGTTCAAGCTGCATACCGGCATGACACCCCTTCGCTATCAGACCGTTTCGCGCGGTAAATAA